The Microlunatus antarcticus genome window below encodes:
- a CDS encoding PAS domain-containing sensor histidine kinase, whose amino-acid sequence MEVHLDPQDRAVRRLRLMGLAVALVLAVLAVVLVSDLPHRVRQTVTLTTLALSGVVAALGFRRRILASTGRRQRAYLLFAGACLLATTSNLLQLVLPRATAPGRVMPGDVVLTLALAVGVAGMVHFPSRARRTTDVTRMILDGIVIGGSILLVADVTLFPDLLVDNPGGWPLLVVPVTDVVLATLATLLYLRSRRDHLMLGLLALSFFCFAASDFGFAFVAASGRQFTYGSIVDAGWLSGYLLLVLAIWVPAHGPVEPDVVTTEKSPVLSTAVMFVLFLVGLGITLVKFSSEGVSLPAVVLLLLVVLAVLARQSLLGIDNDRLRRRLEERVAERTRSLRQITARTDLMVDSVGEGIYGVDPDGLITFVNPAAAHALGYAAEDLTGCDAHTTFHARGPDGELLPKDQCYIAEAVREGLVATSEDDSYVRRDGRLLPVEVTTTPLTEDDTVVGAVVIFRDVTQRREVERLKSEFVSMVSHELRTPLTAIQGSLGLISGGALGPLPAGAARMLEIASISAHRLNRLVDDILDIERIESGVLVLQPAWQDARVLVGAAAEQMQVLAVEAGVELRVGTVSGAVHADPDRATQTLINLLGNALKFSYPGGLVEITAWAGDDVVEFCVTDQGRGIPDDRLERIFNRFEQVDSSDAREKGGFGLGLAISRSLVERSGGRIWATNNADRGATLHFTLPRAADRPERDPSTVEAVPASAGA is encoded by the coding sequence ATGGAGGTCCACCTCGACCCCCAGGACAGGGCGGTCCGTCGGCTCCGGCTCATGGGCCTGGCCGTCGCCCTCGTGCTCGCGGTGCTCGCCGTGGTCCTCGTCAGCGACCTCCCGCACCGCGTCCGGCAGACCGTCACCCTGACGACGCTGGCCCTGAGCGGGGTCGTCGCCGCCCTCGGCTTCCGCCGCCGGATCCTGGCCAGCACGGGTCGACGGCAGCGGGCGTACCTCCTCTTCGCCGGCGCGTGCCTGCTCGCCACGACGTCGAACCTGCTCCAGCTGGTCCTGCCGCGCGCGACCGCCCCCGGGCGGGTGATGCCCGGCGACGTCGTCCTGACGCTCGCCCTGGCCGTCGGCGTCGCCGGGATGGTCCACTTCCCCAGCCGGGCCCGGCGGACGACCGACGTGACGCGGATGATCCTCGACGGGATCGTGATCGGCGGCTCGATCCTGCTCGTCGCCGACGTCACGCTCTTCCCGGACCTGCTCGTCGACAACCCCGGGGGCTGGCCGCTGCTGGTCGTCCCGGTGACGGACGTGGTGCTGGCCACGCTCGCGACGCTGCTCTACCTGCGCTCGCGCCGCGACCACCTCATGCTGGGGCTCCTCGCCCTGAGCTTCTTCTGCTTCGCCGCCTCCGACTTCGGCTTCGCCTTCGTGGCGGCGTCGGGGCGGCAGTTCACGTACGGGTCGATCGTCGACGCCGGCTGGCTCTCGGGCTACCTGCTGCTGGTGCTGGCGATCTGGGTGCCGGCGCACGGTCCCGTCGAGCCGGACGTCGTCACCACCGAGAAGTCGCCGGTGCTGAGCACGGCGGTCATGTTCGTGCTCTTCCTGGTCGGGCTCGGCATCACGCTCGTCAAGTTCAGCAGCGAGGGCGTCAGCCTGCCGGCCGTCGTCCTGCTGCTGCTCGTGGTGCTCGCGGTGCTCGCCCGGCAGAGCCTGCTCGGGATCGACAACGACCGGCTGCGGCGCCGGCTCGAGGAGCGCGTCGCGGAACGCACCCGGTCCCTGCGCCAGATCACGGCGCGGACCGACCTGATGGTCGACTCGGTCGGCGAGGGCATCTACGGCGTGGACCCCGACGGGCTCATCACCTTCGTCAACCCGGCGGCCGCGCACGCGCTCGGCTACGCCGCCGAGGACCTGACCGGCTGCGACGCGCACACGACGTTCCACGCGCGGGGACCGGACGGAGAGCTGCTGCCCAAGGACCAGTGCTACATCGCCGAGGCCGTGCGCGAGGGTCTCGTCGCCACGTCGGAGGACGACAGCTACGTCCGCCGCGACGGCCGCCTGCTCCCCGTCGAGGTCACCACCACCCCGCTGACCGAGGACGACACGGTGGTCGGGGCGGTCGTCATCTTCCGCGACGTGACGCAGCGCCGGGAGGTGGAGCGACTGAAGTCCGAGTTCGTCTCCATGGTCAGCCACGAGCTCCGCACCCCGCTCACCGCGATCCAGGGGTCGCTGGGCCTCATCTCCGGCGGAGCGCTCGGTCCGCTGCCCGCCGGTGCCGCGCGGATGCTGGAGATCGCCTCGATCAGCGCGCACCGGCTCAACCGGCTGGTGGACGACATCCTCGACATCGAGCGCATCGAGTCCGGCGTCCTGGTGCTCCAGCCCGCGTGGCAGGACGCCCGCGTGCTCGTCGGCGCCGCGGCCGAGCAGATGCAGGTGCTGGCCGTCGAGGCCGGGGTCGAGCTGCGGGTCGGGACCGTGTCGGGCGCGGTGCACGCCGACCCGGACCGGGCGACGCAGACCCTGATCAACCTGCTCGGGAACGCCCTCAAGTTCTCCTACCCCGGCGGCCTCGTCGAGATCACCGCCTGGGCGGGCGACGACGTCGTCGAGTTCTGCGTCACCGACCAGGGCCGCGGGATCCCCGACGACCGGCTGGAGCGGATCTTCAACCGCTTCGAGCAGGTGGACTCCAGCGACGCGCGCGAGAAGGGCGGCTTCGGGCTGGGGCTCGCCATCAGCCGCAGCCTCGTGGAGCGTTCCGGGGGCCGCATCTGGGCCACCAACAACGCCGACCGCGGGGCGACCCTGCACTTCACCCTGCCGCGTGCGGCCGACCGCCCCGAACGAGATCCTTCGACGGTCGAAGCAGTTCCGGCCTCGGCGGGTGCCTGA
- a CDS encoding response regulator, producing the protein MTGPVRRVLVVDDDELLREVAKASLELVAGWSVSTAASGVEAHEKARVEHPDAIMLDVMMPGQDGPSTFAALRRDAATHDIPVIYLTAKNNTLGWTGEGLAGVIAKPFDAMRLSAQVSALLGWPD; encoded by the coding sequence GTGACGGGACCGGTCCGGCGGGTGCTCGTGGTCGACGACGACGAGCTGCTGCGCGAGGTCGCGAAGGCGTCGCTGGAGCTCGTGGCCGGCTGGTCGGTGAGCACCGCCGCGTCCGGGGTGGAGGCGCACGAGAAGGCCCGGGTCGAGCACCCCGACGCGATCATGCTCGACGTGATGATGCCCGGCCAGGACGGGCCGAGCACCTTCGCCGCCCTGCGGCGCGACGCGGCCACCCACGACATCCCCGTGATCTACCTGACGGCCAAGAACAACACGCTCGGCTGGACGGGCGAGGGGCTGGCCGGGGTGATCGCCAAGCCCTTCGACGCCATGCGGCTGTCGGCCCAGGTCAGCGCGCTGCTCGGCTGGCCGGACT